One genomic segment of Arachis duranensis cultivar V14167 chromosome 4, aradu.V14167.gnm2.J7QH, whole genome shotgun sequence includes these proteins:
- the LOC107486110 gene encoding CBS domain-containing protein CBSX6 — MASVFLYHVVGDLTVGKPEIVEFHESETVETAIRAIGESPEGSIPIWKKRSHVGIENSEMRQQRFVGILNSFDIVAFLAKNQCLEDQDKALKTPVSDVVVPNNSLLRLVDPATRLIDALDMMKQGVKRLLVPKSVVWKGMSKRFSVIYYGKWLKNSETPSSSSNNLPANMNRNSSSSSAAIRDKFCCLSREDVLRFIIGCLGALAPLPLTSIAALGAINSNYSYIESSSPAIEATQKLPQDPTAVAVIESTPDGQRKIIGEISSCRLWKCDYLAAAWALANLSSGQFVMGVEDNVTTRTLPDFSINSAAGENNLVNGGSPRKPKKFSSRSIGFFSNSASHSFGSRSMYRGRSAPLTCKVTSSLAAVMAQMLSHRATHIWVTEDENDEVLVGVVGYADIMAAVTKPPTSFVSANRSTEAIGNEIQS, encoded by the exons ATGGCATCGGTGTTCTTGTACCATGTTGTTGGGGATCTCACTGTGGGGAAGCCAGAGATAGTGGAGTTCCATGAGAGTGAGACTGTGGAGACTGCAATCAGAGCAATTGGTGAATCCCCTGAAGGGAGCATACCAATTTGGAAGAAGAGATCTCATGTTGGTATTGAGAACAGTGAGATGAGGCAGCAGAGGTTTGTTGGGATCCTTAATTCATTTGATATAGTTGCTTTCTTGGCTAAGAATCAGTGTCTTGAGGATCAGGACAAGGCATTGAAGACACCTGTTTCTGATGTGGTTGTTCCTAATAATTCTTTGCTTAGATTGGTTGATCCTGCAACAAG GTTGATAGATGCACTGGACATGATGAAGCAAGGTGTGAAACGTCTTCTTGTTCCAAAGAGTGTGGTGTGGAAGGGCATGAGTAAGCGATTCTCGGTTATCTACTATGGCAAGTGGCTCAAGAATTCTGAAACTCctagcagcagcagcaacaaccTACCTGCAAACATGAATCGAAACTCTTCATCTTCCAGTGCTGCTATCCGTGACAAGTTCTGCTGTCTCTCTAGAGAAGATGTACTCCGTTTTATCATTGGTTGCCTTGGTGCTCTTGCCCCTCTTCCTCTCACTTCCATTGCTGCTCTTGGAGCAATTAATTCTAACTACAGCTATATCGAATCCTCTTCTCCGGCCATTGAAGCAACTCAAAAGCTTCCTCAAGACCCTACTGCAGTGGCAGTCATTGAAAGCACGCCAGATGGCCAGCGTAAAATCATTGGAGAAATTTCATCATGCAGGTTATGGAAATGCGACTACCTAGCCGCAGCATGGGCTCTAGCCAATCTCTCATCTGGGCAGTTTGTTATGGGAGTTGAAGACAATGTTACCACAAGGACCCTACCCGATTTCTCCATAAACTCAGCAGCTGGagaaaataatttagttaatggTGGCAGTCCAAGAAAACCAAAAAAGTTCAGTAGTAGGAGTATTGGGTTCTTCAGTAATTCTGCAAGCCATAGTTTTGGTTCCAGGAGCATGTATCGGGGTAGAAGCGCACCTCTGACATGTAAAGTTACCAGTTCATTGGCTGCAGTCATGGCTCAGATGCTATCTCACAGGGCAACTCATATTTGGGTGACCGAGGATGAGAACGATGAAGTTTTAGTTGGCGTGGTTGGATATGCTGATATTATGGCTGCTGTAACCAAACCACCAACGTCCTTCGTTTCTGCAAATAGATCGACAGAAGCGATTGGAAACGAAATTCAAAGTTGa